Proteins from a genomic interval of Methanoplanus endosymbiosus:
- a CDS encoding ABC transporter ATP-binding protein, which yields MIRARSLVKDFDGFTALDGVDFEFDKPGIFGIIGHNGAGKTTLLKIMSGLIKPTSGELEINGVDVVRHPDIHKRTLGYLPEESRLYENMNVWSYLAFFGEIYGMSDGEIRKKSRELLSKLKLDPGDKKMGEFSKGMKRKAAIARSLMHDPSFLVYDEPTSGLDPMTSRYISEFLREIKEEGEKTIILSAHNLYQVEEICDRVLILRRGKTLALGDMDELRSKFGSVSYEIEFVLDDRDLLEGVIGEYSESAGIISATVEDVDDLSNLTNIVAKGGGRVKKIESHYPSLEDMLVMIGE from the coding sequence ATGATTCGCGCCCGATCTCTCGTAAAGGACTTTGACGGATTCACAGCTCTTGACGGAGTTGACTTTGAATTCGATAAACCCGGAATATTTGGAATAATCGGACATAACGGTGCAGGGAAGACGACACTGTTAAAGATAATGTCCGGGCTGATTAAGCCGACTTCCGGCGAACTTGAGATTAACGGAGTTGATGTGGTCAGGCATCCGGACATACATAAAAGGACTCTGGGTTATCTTCCGGAAGAGTCCAGGCTTTATGAAAATATGAATGTCTGGAGTTATCTTGCGTTTTTTGGTGAGATATACGGGATGAGTGACGGGGAGATCAGAAAGAAAAGCAGGGAACTGCTGTCAAAGCTGAAGCTTGATCCGGGCGACAAAAAGATGGGCGAGTTTTCAAAGGGTATGAAGAGAAAGGCAGCCATTGCACGATCACTGATGCATGACCCGTCCTTTCTGGTATATGATGAGCCAACCTCCGGGCTTGACCCTATGACATCGCGGTACATAAGCGAGTTTCTCCGTGAGATTAAGGAAGAAGGGGAGAAGACAATAATCCTCTCTGCGCACAATCTCTATCAGGTGGAAGAGATCTGTGACCGGGTGCTCATACTCAGAAGGGGCAAGACACTTGCTCTCGGAGATATGGACGAGCTGAGAAGTAAATTCGGTTCTGTATCATATGAGATAGAGTTCGTTCTTGACGACCGGGATCTGCTTGAAGGTGTTATAGGAGAGTATTCGGAGTCTGCCGGAATTATATCAGCAACGGTTGAGGATGTGGATGACTTAAGCAATCTGACGAATATCGTTGCAAAGGGCGGCGGGAGAGTTAAAAAGATTGAATCGCACTATCCAAGCCTTGAGGATATGCTGGTTATGATCGGTGAATAA